The Motacilla alba alba isolate MOTALB_02 chromosome 27, Motacilla_alba_V1.0_pri, whole genome shotgun sequence genome includes a window with the following:
- the PHOSPHO1 gene encoding phosphoethanolamine/phosphocholine phosphatase produces the protein MRRCCQGVGLPCLFKGVGMAGARPPRFLLVFDFDETIVDENSDDSVVRGRALPEPLRQSPRDGSYNEHMRRVLAFLGEQGVRPAELRAVYENIPLTPGMAELFQLLSKHQELFELVLISDANTFGIEAKLRAAGARSLFRKVFSNPAGFDRRGVLTLGPYHSHKCLQCPPNMCKRKILAEYLAERAREDVEFQRVFYVGDGANDFCPAGTLTAADVAFPRKGYPMHRLIQESQEKQPGAFQAAVVPWESAAEVARYLQELLRRKC, from the exons ATGAGGAGGTGCTGCCAGGGCGTGGGGCTCCCATGCCTGTTTAAG GGCGTGGGCATGGCCGGCGCGCGGCCGCCGCGGTTCCTGCTGGTGTTCGACTTCGACGAGACCATCGTGGACGAGAACAGCGACGACTCGGTggtgcggggccgggcgctgcccgAGCCGCTGCGGCAGAGCCCGCGCGACGGCTCCTACAACGAGCACATGCGGCGCGTGCTGGCCTTCCTGGGCGAGCAGGGCGTGCGCCCCGCCGAGCTCCGCGCCGTCTACGAGAACATCCCGCTGACCCCCGGCATGGCCGagctcttccagctcctctccaagCACCAGGAGCTCTTCGAGCTGGTGCTCATCTCCGACGCCAACACCTTCGGCATCGAGGCCAAGCTGCGCGCGGCCGGCGCGCGCTCGCTCTTCCGCAAGGTCTTCAGCAACCCGGCCGGCTTCGACCGGCGCGGCGTGCTCACGCTGGGGCCCTACCACAGCCACAAGTGCCTGCAGTGCCCGCCCAACATGTGCAAGAGGAAGATCCTGGCCGAGTACCTGGCGGAGCGGGCGCGCGAGGACGTGGAGTTCCAGCGCGTCTTCTACGTCGGGGACGGCGCCAACGACTTCTGCCCGGCCGGGACTCTGACGGCGGCGGACGTGGCTTTCCCCAGGAAGGGCTACCCCATGCACAGGCTGATCCAGGAGAGCCAGGAGAAGCAGCCCGGCGCGTTCCAGGCCGCCGTGGTGCCCTGGGAGTCGGCGGCGGAGGTGGCGCGgtacctgcaggagctgctccgcAGGAAATGCTGA
- the ABI3 gene encoding ABI gene family member 3 codes for MSELERLRQSDIPAGRQRLREQHGNLLRVADYCHSNYLQASDKRKALEETMALSTQSLASVTYQVSSLATAFLRLLDLQAAQLRRVEADIACVAQSVDIHKEKVSRREIGALTVTKRFPSCQKVVAPPDPPVLEPYYRKPLNFSALDDVGHGVKDTSTQLSRTGTLARKSTKSCSAQAAGTLGRSGRVPEPVQPPVVPAGKLPSSSCGSSPQPLSSSGAPAAPGDGIPAPPPPPGPPLLAPSPPGPPPPATAIPPPPPLPGDLLPPLPGDLLPPLPGDLAVPPLDLPPPAPDDLELPPPPSAVPDFGDLALPPPPAAEDPPWAPGSYL; via the exons ATGTCGGAGCTGGAGCGGCTGCGGCAGAGCGACATCCCCGCGGGCCGGCAGCGGCTGCGGGAGCAGCACGGCAACCTGCTGCGGGTGGCCGACTACTGCCACAGCAACTACCTGCAG gcCAGCGACAAGAGGAAGGCGCTGGAGGAGACGATGGCTCTGAGCACGCAGTCCCTGGCCAGCGTCACCTACCAGGTCAGCAGCCTGGCCACCGCCTTCTTGCGCCTGCTGGACCTGCAGGCGGCCCAGCTGCGCCGGGTGGAGGCTGACATCGCCTGCGTGGCACAG AGCGTGGACATCCACAAGGAGAAGGTGTCGCGCCGCGAGATCGGCGCGCTGACCGTCACCAAGAGGTTCCCGAGCTGCCAGAAGGTCGTGGCCCCCCCGGACCCCCCCGTGCTGGAGCCTTACTACAGGAAACCCCTCAACTTCAGCGCGCTGGACGACGTCGGCCACGGGGTCAAG GACACCAGCACGCAGCTGTCCCGCACCGGCACCCTGGCTCGGAAAAGCACCAAATCCTGCTCGGCGCAGGCTGCGGGAACGCTGGG GAGGAGCGGCCGTGTCCCCGAGCCCGTGCAGCCGCCCGTGGTCCCCGCGGGGAAGCTCCCGAGCAGCTCCTGCGGCTCCTCCCCGCAGCCCCTCAG CTCCAGCGGGGCCccggcagctcctggggacGGAATTCCTGCCCCGCCACCACcgccagggccacccctgctGGCACCGTCCCCGCCGGGGCCACCCCCTCCTGCCACTGCCATCCCACCTCCACCGCCCCTCCCTGGGGACCTGCTGCCACCCCTCCCTGGGGACCTCCTGCCACCCCTCCCTGGGGACCTGGCAGTGCCCCCACTGGATCTCCCACCCCCAG CCCCCGATGACCTGGAGCTGCCGCCACCCCCCTCAGCTGTGCCTGACTTTGGGGACCTGGCCCTGCCACCGCCACCAGCCGCAGAGGACCCCCCGTGGGCCCCGGGCAGCTACCTGTAG
- the GNGT2 gene encoding guanine nucleotide-binding protein G(I)/G(S)/G(O) subunit gamma-T2 produces MAQDMTEKELLKMELDQLKKEVKNERQMVSKTGKEIKEYIESMAGEDPLLKGVPEDKNPFKEKGGCTIS; encoded by the exons ATGGCTCAGGACATGACcgagaaggagctgctgaagaTGGAGCTGGACCAGCTGAAGAAGGAGGTGAAGAACGAGAGGCAGATG GTCTCCAAGACGGGCAAGGAGATCAAGGAGTACATCGAGTCCATGGCGGGCGAGGACCCGCTGCTCAAGGGCGTGCCCGAGGACAAGAACCCCTTCAAGGAGAAGGGCGGCTGCACCATCAGCTGA
- the IGF2BP1 gene encoding insulin-like growth factor 2 mRNA-binding protein 1 → MGERARRVKEAAREGGARSDRVNTDSETAVVNVTYANREQTRQAILKLNGHQLESHALKVSYIPDEQPENGRRGGAGARGGARAGSPPPAGAPPKAPPPDVPLRLLVPTQFVGAIIGKEGATIRNITKQTQSKIDVHRKENAGAAEKAISIHSTPEGCSAACRMILDIMHKEAKDTKTADEVPLKILAHNNFVGRLIGKEGRNLKKVEQDTETKITISSLQELTLYNPERTITVKGCPESCCRAEQEIMKKVREAYENDVAAMSLQSHLIPGLNLAAVGLFPASSTAVPPPPSGVSGAAPYSSFLPPEQETVHVFIPAQAVGAIIGKKGQHIKQLSRFASASIKIAPPETPDSKVRMVVITGPPEAQFKAQGRIYGKLKEENFFGPKEEVKLETHIRVPASAAGRVIGKGGKTVNELQNLTAAEVVVPREQTPDENEQVIVKIIGHFYASQMAQRKIRDILAQVKQQHQKGQGGQSQSRRK, encoded by the exons atgGGCGAGCGAGCCAGGAGGGTGAAGGAGGCTGCCCGGGAAGGAGGAGCGCGCTCCGATCGGG TGAACACGGACAGCGAGACCGCCGTGGTGAACGTCACCTACGCCAACCGGGAGCAGACCCGGCA GGCCATCCTGAAGCTGAACGGGCACCAGCTGGAGAGCCACGCGCTCAAGGTCTCCTACATCCCGGACGAGCAGCCCGAGAacgggcggcgcggcggggccggggcgcgcggcggggcccgggcgggctccccgccgcccgcggggGCTCCCCCGAAGGCGCCGCCCCCGGACGTGCCCCTGCGGCTCCTGGTGCCCACCCAGTTCGTGGGGGCCATCATCGGCAAGGAGGGGGCCACCATCCGCAACATCACCAAGCAGACCCAGTCCAA GATCGACGTGCACCGGAAGGAGAACGCGGGCGCGGCCGAGAAGGCCATCAGCATCCACTCCACGCCCGAGGGCTGCTCGGCCGCCTGCAGGATGATCCTGGACATCATGCACAAGGAGGCCAAGGACACCAAGAC GGCTGACGAGGTCCCCCTGAAGATCCTGGCCCACAACAACTTTGTGGGGCGCCTGATCGGCAAGGAGGGCCGGAACCTCAAGAAGGTGGAGCAGGACACGGAGACCAAGATCACCATTTCCTC gctgcaggagctgaccCTGTACAACCCCGAGCGCACCATCACGGTCAAGGGCTGTCCCGAGAGCTGCTGCCGCGCCGAGCAGGAGATCATGAAGAAAGTGCGCGAGGCCTACGAGAACGACGTGGCCGCCATGAGC CTGCAGTCCCACCTCATTCCCGGGTTGAACCTGGCCGCCGTCGGGCTCTTCCCGGCCTCCTCCACGGCGGTGCCGCCGCCCCCGAGCGGCGTCTCCGGGGCCGCTCCCTACAGCTCCTTCCTG ccccccgagCAGGAGACCGTGCACGTGTTCATCCCGGCGCAGGCGGTCGGGGCCATCATCGGCAAGAAGGGCCAGCACATCAAGCAGCTCTCGCGCTTCGCCAGCGCCTCCATCAAG ATCGCGCCCCCGGAGACGCCGGACTCCAAGGTGCGCATGGTGGTGATCACCGGCCCGCCCGAGGCGCAGTTCAAG GCGCAGGGCAGGATTTACGGGAAGCTGAAGGAGGAGAACTTCTTCGGGCCCAAGGAGGAGGTGAAGCTGGAGACGCACATCCGCGTGCCGGCCTCGGCCGCCGGCCGCGTCATCGGCAAGGGCGGCAAGACC GTGAACGAGCTGCAGAACCTGACGGCGGCCGAGGTGGTGGTGCCGCGGGAGCAGACCCCGGACGAGAACGAGCAGGTCATCGTCAAGATCATCGGGCACTTCTACGCCAGCCAG ATGGCTCAGCGCAAGATCCGGGACATCCTGGCGCaggtgaagcagcagcaccagaagGGCCAGGGCGGCCAGAGCCAATCCCGGAGGAAATAG